A stretch of the Vigna radiata var. radiata cultivar VC1973A chromosome 9, Vradiata_ver6, whole genome shotgun sequence genome encodes the following:
- the LOC106772942 gene encoding uncharacterized protein LOC106772942 isoform X1 — MEGNKQKGISLSFTSEFFGSIKESHLPPPPSAGGIFGSIFSPLSSKTKVLGRESLPYELSRKIANQTRNAKVGIQDYYSKGSGSEAQNTVNNTSSIYQDQRVQPCHLSSSIYYGGQDICPSPQSTHNEGFSTLPYQNDAGDDESELASRGNWWQGSLYY; from the exons ATGGAAGGGAATAAGCAAAAGGGTATCTCGTTATCCTTCACTTCTGAGTTCTTTGGGTCCATCAAAGAGTCTCaccttcctcctcctccttccGCTGGTGGGATTTTTGGTTCCATTTTTTCCCCTCTATCGTCCAAGACCAAG GTGTTGGGGAGAGAATCTCTGCCTTATGAATTGAGTCGCAAAATTGCCAATCAAACCCGGAACGCCAAAGTTGGTATTCAAG ATTACTACTCCAAGGGCAGTGGTAGCGAAGCTCAGAACACTGTGAATAATACGAGTTCCATCTATCAGGATCAGAGAGTTCAACCGTGTCACCTTAGTTCATCAATTTATTATGGGGGTCAGGACATCTGTCCTAGTCCTCAGAGTACCCATAATGAGGGGTTCAGCACTTTG CCGTACCAGAATGATGCCGGAGATGATGAGTCAGAACTTGCTTCAAGAGGAAACTGGTGGCAAG GGTCTCTCTATTATTAA
- the LOC106772942 gene encoding uncharacterized protein LOC106772942 isoform X2: MEGNKQKGISLSFTSEFFGSIKESHLPPPPSAGGIFGSIFSPLSSKTKVLGRESLPYELSRKIANQTRNAKVGIQDYYSKGSGSEAQNTVNNTSSIYQDQRVQPCHLSSSIYYGGQDICPSPQSTHNEGFSTLNDAGDDESELASRGNWWQGSLYY, from the exons ATGGAAGGGAATAAGCAAAAGGGTATCTCGTTATCCTTCACTTCTGAGTTCTTTGGGTCCATCAAAGAGTCTCaccttcctcctcctccttccGCTGGTGGGATTTTTGGTTCCATTTTTTCCCCTCTATCGTCCAAGACCAAG GTGTTGGGGAGAGAATCTCTGCCTTATGAATTGAGTCGCAAAATTGCCAATCAAACCCGGAACGCCAAAGTTGGTATTCAAG ATTACTACTCCAAGGGCAGTGGTAGCGAAGCTCAGAACACTGTGAATAATACGAGTTCCATCTATCAGGATCAGAGAGTTCAACCGTGTCACCTTAGTTCATCAATTTATTATGGGGGTCAGGACATCTGTCCTAGTCCTCAGAGTACCCATAATGAGGGGTTCAGCACTTTG AATGATGCCGGAGATGATGAGTCAGAACTTGCTTCAAGAGGAAACTGGTGGCAAG GGTCTCTCTATTATTAA
- the LOC106772961 gene encoding uncharacterized protein LOC106772961 gives MGFSLEFIKRSSKQHSSSKTDKECSVLRHSKGSLKEADKLKSKSSVGAQFSDLKHKTVLDAGGRIQNTETVRRSATERDELVKHMSNLPGYLQHANRVENIEEKAFNVGVLDWSRLEQWNQKHIPVLASNLTSFNSSGSSSRTAIKPSTSVCSKEKLNDGKSLSTSGIRPSYRESASAKIPFHNVKRFESYKSVIKSTGDEKIMTPWVFESSGQTHSDISIGKEKRNDYNKRTSRVKNFASNIRLHGISSVPNENANDRVDGDKPNMEGLQELNHKKKERNHKSRSDMGMPSIKSKGKGVSSSSETSKKVNRLQESDFDFGHKHFHSKPSNTVLLCPQEIPQSSSSEYFQLSKSRLPSDENFSESTKSSLSYVSLPEEAHSEDGCSKISLPRALRSAVEISSPLETMQHSISTTDHGIDRSSITSETQSSILNRMSSLQSIGAFFEKDTLDAKLRDQCAFSNLKEPPDQETAELAAQKEMNLSHNRRFSFSLSRIGRSFSFKEGPTLPQYSSMHVSAKSGPVTPQSSARWDNPSKGKANSHNRNRSSPMRRLLDPIMKFKPSDKLHSAQSGQTLEGSENSGFRTVGVSESLLSEKSKGSAVQGLLQLTIKNGVPLFKFVLNNERKIFAATKNSLTSLDKGDLGCCFTFYLVNEIKKKSTGWISHGNKEKSCGYAYNIIAQMKSSKITESVDQDPNKNLMVKEYVLAGVEIGHTDQGQPTFIKSAELAAVVITTSCENTNKGLHNDNYLLKKGCSKCLADERCLCNSAENDASDCTTVILPGGIHGSPNKGEPTPLIYRWKSGGLCDCGGWDIGCRLFVLSNPKQNSSIPRSYQPYHDRFQLFVQGEAGQDKPLFTLLPLKDGFYSVEFDTTISHLQAFFISVAVINCQKLPGVLEIDDMHEEILKEPCSKNNRKLQREAHLKYAPMPPLSPVDRV, from the exons ATGGGATTTAGTTTAGAGTTCATAAAGAGAAGCTCAAAACAGCATAGCAGTTCAAAGACAGATAAAGAGTGTTCCGTATTGCGCCATTCAAAAGGAAGTCTGAAGGAAGCTGATAAGTTGAAGTCAAAGAGTAGTGTTGGTGCACAGTTTAGTGATCTCAAACATAAGACCGTGCTAGATGCAGGAGGTAGGATTCAGAACACAGAAACTGTGAGGAGAAGTGCCACTGAGAGAGATGAACTTGTCAAGCACATGTCTAACTTACCGGGTTATCTCCAGCATGCCAATAGAGTAGAAAACATTGAAGAGAAAGCTTTCAATGTTGGTGTTCTAGATTGGTCTCGACTTGAGCAGTGGAACCAGAAGCATATCCCAGTACTTGCTAGTAACTTAACATCATTCAATAGCAGCGGATCGTCATCAAGAACAGCCATCAAACCATCAACCAGTGTTTGCAGCAAGGAAAAACTCAATGACGGGAAAAGTTTGTCTACTTCGGGCATCAGGCCATCTTACAGGGAATCTGCCAGTGCCAAAATTCCTTTTCATAATGTCAAACGATTTGAATCTTACAAAAGTGTAATTAAGAGCACTGGAGACGAGAAGATAATGACACCTTGGGTGTTTGAGTCCTCGGGCCAAACTCACTCAGATATTTCAATTGGAAAGGAGAAGAGGAATGACTATAATAAAAGGACTTCACGAGTAAAAAATTTTGCATCAAACATAAGGCTTCATGGAATCTCATCGGTCCCTAATGAAAATGCAAATGATAGGGTTGACGGAGATAAGCCAAACATGGAGGGTTTGCAAGAGCTTAATcacaagaagaaagaaagaaatcatAAATCTAGATCTGATATGGGAATGCCATCGATTAAATCGAAAGGAAAAGGGGTCTCATCCAGTAGTGAAACCAGTAAAAAAGTAAATCGGTTGCAGGAATCAGATTTTGACTTTGGTCATAAACACTTTCATAGCAAACCAAGCAATACTGTGCTGCTTTGTCCCCAAGAAATTCCCCAGTCAAGTTCTTCAGAGTACTTTCAGCTTTCTAAATCTAGATTGCCATCGGATGAAAACTTTTCAGAATCAACCAAAAGTAGTTTGTCATATGTTTCCCTACCTGAGGAGGCTCATTCTGAAGATGGATGTTCCAAAATCTCACTGCCACGGGCACTACGTTCTGCAGTTGAGATTTCTTCTCCTTTGGAAACAATGCAACACAGCATTAGTACTACTGATCACGGTATAGACCGTTCGTCTATTACTTCTGAGACACAATCTTCCATACTGAATAGGATGTCTAGTCTGCAATCAATAGGTGCTTTCTTTGAAAAGGATACTTTAGATGCTAAGTTGAGAGATCAGTGTGCTTTCAGTAACTTGAAGGAACCACCTGACCAAGAAACTGCTGAACTGGCAGCTCAGAAGGAAATGAATCTATCCCATAATCGAAGGTTTAGTTTCAGCCTAAGTCGAATCGGGAGAAGTTTCAGTTTCAAAGAAGGGCCAACACTTCCACAATATAGTTCCATGCATGTCAGTGCAAAGTCTGGTCCCGTGACGCCTCAATCTTCTGCACGTTGGGACAATCCAAGCAAAGGAAAGGCTAATAGTCATAACAGAAATCGATCGAGCCCCATGCGGAGGTTGCTAGACCCTATAATGAAATTCAAGCCTTCAGACAAACTCCATTCAGCTCAAAGTGGTCAAACACTAGAGGGAAGCGAGAATTCAGGCTTCAGGACTGTTGGTGTCAGTGAATCACTGCTTTCTGAAAAAAGCAAAGGTTCAGCAGTTCAAGGCCTCTTGCAGCTTACAATAAAAAACGGAGTGCCTTTGTTTAAATTTGTGCTTaacaatgaaagaaagatttttgCTGCTACCAAGAATAGTTTAACATCACTGGATAAGGGCGATTTAGGTTGCTGTTTTACGTTCTACCTGgttaatgaaattaagaaaaagagtaCCGGGTGGATCAGTCatggaaacaaagaaaaaagctGTGGTTATGCGTACAATATTATTGCTCAAATGAAAAGCTCTAAAATCACAGAATCAGTCGATCAGGACCCTAACAAAAACCTTATGGTTAAAGAATATGTTCTAGCGGGTGTAGAAATTGGCCATACAGATCAAGGACAACCGACGTTCATCAAGAGCGCAGAGCTTGCCGCTGTTGTTATCACTACCTCATGTGAAAATACCAATAAAGGACTGCATAATGATAATTACTTGCTGAAGAAAGGATGCTCAAAGTGCTTGGCAGATGAAAGATGCCTGTGCAATTCAGCAGAAAATGATGCCTCTGATTGCACTACAGTTATACTTCCAGGTGGTATACATGGTTCACCAAACAAAGGTGAACCTACCCCATTGATCTACCGATGGAAATCCGGGGGATTATGTGATTGTGGCGGTTGGGACATTGGTTGCAGACTGTTTGTGCTCTCTAACCCGAAGCAGAATTCAAGTATTCCAAGGAGCTATCAACCTTACCATGATCGTTTTCAACTTTTTGTTCAG GGAGAAGCTGGGCAAGATAAACCACTCTTCACTTTGTTGCCACTGAAAGACGGTTTCTACTCAGTTGAATTCGACACAACAATTTCTCACTTACAGGCATTTTTCATCTCAGTTGCGGTTATAAACTGCCAGAAACTACCAGGTGTCTTGGAAATAGATGACATGCATGAGGAAATCCTTAAGGAACCCTGCTCCAAAAACAACAGGAAACTTCAGAGGGAAGCACATTTAAAATATGCTCCAATGCCACCATTATCCCCTGTTGATAGAGTTTAA